A window of the Ostrea edulis chromosome 1, xbOstEdul1.1, whole genome shotgun sequence genome harbors these coding sequences:
- the LOC125662414 gene encoding proline-rich transmembrane protein 3-like, whose amino-acid sequence MSTIGTSDLTNITPEQEPTSPEQEPTTPEQEPGRIVPEAEPGWPEPEPEWSVAIEEWGAAWPIHTYFFGCAFVIADILAIWILVRVLKDSNRQYKGSLSGSLLTMLILFCSLRFISLIVDPYHTEKVFHAVSARLLWSLGSPFLLSAFSLVLLALIDTTKMSVGPPRFQKLPAILGFTAAHVTLVISTDLSVYFFPETDPLLVICQGLFILFGFLMCVGYLCVGKKIRSNLSSSFNQLPQENSGILRLIMTCYISSAIGFMIIATHIYAASSVFGVYSDVRFVDSWSWWALQTLMRSEELAEVIVVLCVAKKSLLPRDIFKRLTSCLICCKRNNVKKIQIFPLDDTIEQNNTVITDYNDVQQVNHY is encoded by the exons ATGTCTACTATAGGTACAAGTGACCTCACCAATATAACCCCAGAACAGGAACCTACATCACCGGAACAAGAACCCACTACACCAGAACAAGAACCTGGCCGAATTGTTCCGGAAGCGGAACCTGGATGGCCGGAGCCCGAACCCGAGTGGTCAGTAGCGATTGAGGAATGGGGAGCTGCATGGCCGATCCACACATATTTCTTTGGATGCGCGTTTGTTATTGCAGACATTTTAGCCATTTGGATTTTAGTTCGTGTGTTGAAGGACTCGAACAGACAGTACAAGGGCAGTCTATCAGGGTCTCTACTGACAATGCTGATTCTCTTTTGTTCCCTGCGGTTTATTTCTTTAATAGTAGACCCTTACCACACGGAGAAAGTTTTCCATGCAGTGTCTGCAAGATTATTATGGTCACTAGGAAGTCCGTTTTTACTCTCAGCTTTCAGTTTAGTTCTTTTGGCGCTGATTGATACCACCAAAATGAGCGTTGGGCCTCCTCGGTTTCAAAAATTACCAgctattttgggatttacagCCGCTCACGTGACACTGGTCATCTCAACGGACCTGTCCGTGTATTTCTTCCCTGAAACCGACCCCCTTCTGGTTATCTGTCAGGGCTTATTCATTCTCTTTGGGTTCCTGATGTGTGTGGGATACCTCTGTGTAGGAAAAAAGATTCGCAGTAACTTGTCCTCCAGCTTCAACCAACTACCTCAAG AAAATTCTGGAATATTACGACTGATCATGACGTGTTACATTTCCTCAGCCATCGGTTTTATGATAATCGCCACACATATATACGCCGCCTCTAGTGTTTTTGGTGTGTACAGCGACGTAAGATTCGTGGATTCTTGGTCATGGTGGGCGCTACAAACACTGATGCGTTCGGAAGAGCTAGCTGAAGTTATAGTTGTATTGTGTGTTGCAAAGAAGTCACTGCTCCCGAGAGacattttcaaaagattgacTTCCTGTTTGATATGCTGCAAAAGAAATAATGTCAAGAAAATACAGATTTTTCCATTGGACGATACGATTGAGCAAAATAACACTGTAATTACTGATTACAATGACGTCCAACAAGTGAA